DNA from Gouania willdenowi chromosome 15, fGouWil2.1, whole genome shotgun sequence:
agtCAAAATTAATATGTTctgtcattaaaaaaatgcattaaagttcTTGATGAAAATCACCTTAGTTTTATTTACTATCCAAGCATGTTCTTGGAGAGACACACATAGCGTGTGCATCTGCTTTGATCGTGGTGTGGATCATTTCTTGTGCATGCTGGTTTCATTTTAATCCCATCTAATTAATGATGATTTTAACGCGGACCAAGTGCAGTTGTGATAAAGTCCAGAGGATCTCTGGGAAACACGCACCGACATGACATATTGTGAAACCAGATGCTATTGATGCGCAGCCGTGCTAACGGTCCCTGTTAATGGAGGGCAACACGTAACTATAGTGTCTCAGGCCCCGTCCACACGGAGACAGGTTTTAATGTAAGTGGTCAAGTTTTTTTATCGTTTACGCCTAGCGTCCACACTGCAACGAAGATTTGGAAGCTTAATACGATAACTTCCGAATACAGGTCCCAGAGTGGGAAAGTCTGTGAATACCACCCGCTGGGTCTCCTTGTGGACGTTGTATACGCATACTGAAATGATGACGCCATAGCCCCACCTCTCTTAACCCGCATGCGCGACCCccccacaacaacaacagtagtaataacaacaacaaagcaaaaGCTCTGCCTTGTCATCGGTCCACAAGTAAATCTCCTGTCATGTATTTGTCTCCATCACCTtcctttttttgtcttcttgttCCTCTGTATTTACAGCTGAGTAGACGCCTTAAGGTGTATTACTGCCCTCCACTAGTCTTTATTGTAACGACTAGATCCTCCCATATGTTCCAGTGTCATGCAGGAACTGCAGCACAGCCTTAAAAATATCTGGTGGTTCTCATTATGaccaaataaagagaaaatataAAGAAACCTCCACACCTAATCCATACATGCTTGCAAGTAGATGCTGCCTTTCTCTCTGTGTCTTCTCCCctgttttggtgtatttctgtaCCAGTGTTACAGCGCTACATAGAGGCCTGGTATGTTTACTACCGTGTTTTCTGCCTTTTCGTGTGAACGCAAACATAATTaccagtttttgttttgtctccaTGTGGATGATGTCtaaatgacacagaaacataaaacacacttgcGTGCTCCGTCAACTGAGTGACTGCGCGGACAACTTGGCCTGTTTCCAGACAAGCGTGCGCTGTTTTCTCGCATCATCATAACATCCTGTTTTGGTCTGCTTTTTTttggtgagaaaagtgtttcggctgaaaatgcacttttgggccattttcggTGGCCAGAATTTTGGTGCATATAAACGATATGTACGCTCAAAGTATTAATGCTTTAACTGTAATTTTAGGGACAAATGGACAAAAGTGCTTCACAGTGTAGAGTTTTCCTTTTACACGTCATGCTACACATTCATCTTCTAATTTTGGAGCTTCCTCACTGCTTCCTTTTTTCTATCCTAGTGACCATTAATCATTCAGAATCCACCAGTTTGTGCGCTGCCACTGCGTAACTTTTTAAACTCACTACATGTTTGGGTGGCGTCTCTCTCTCCCAGGTGATGATGGCCCTCTCCAACCACCTGAATGCGGTAGAGTCTGAGAAGCAGAAGCTGCGTGCGCAGGTGAGGAGGCTCTGCCAGGAAAACCAGTGGCTGAGGGATGAACTGGCCAACACCCAGCAGAAGCTGCAGAAGAGCGAGCAGAGCGTGGCacagctggaggaggagaaaaaacacCTGGAGTTCATGAATCAGCTCAAAAAATATGATGAAGATGTCTCACCGACTGTAAGTAGTCACAATACATCAACAGCAATGCCTCTCACCGAAGGTTGTTTATGTTTAGTTGACATTAAACCACTATATTTTAAGAGTTATTTCATTGTAATGAGTTTATGTTACATGTCATGTGTTTCGTTAGTTGTAAGCATTACCAGAAAATGAAACCACTGTATAAGATCTCATTCAGCTGTAAAGTTAAAAAGCTTAAACTAGTCCAATGATATGCAATACCATTAAAGCTGCTTCTGTTTCAGGAAACAATCCGATATTGTTCATTCTTCCGGGAAAATGTACTTATAGCGTGCTCCTCCTCATTGATCCAGTGATAGGATCAATCGCTGCCATGTCCTTCTCTAATGGTAGTCACAAAAATAGGATTGAAATGCCAATATCCTTAGATTCTTTTAGCTCAGTATTACAAATTATTTTAAGTCGCATGAAGATTTATCTGCCTGCTCTGGCTCTCACTttcttaaattttaaaaatatgctaCAAATGTTTGATGAACAAGGatttgtttagttttaaatCTCACTTATCCCTTCAAGCTCTTAAATAATCTGATGCAGACTCAGTGTTTCATGCTCTGGTTTTTTACGTTTTTTCCCAGAAGATTATTGCTCTTAATCTCTGAATATCTCTGATTAACCAAGGAGAAAGCGAAgttaatttttgttcttttttcaatCCACTCTGTGCTTTTAGTGAAAGCATTTTGCATCGTAAATAACATAATGCATTTCCTTGTTCTTCGTCATAATAAAAGTGTAACAAATTGGTTGTTTTGAGGCTGATTAGTCCTGCTGCTTCTCTCAGCAGGAGGATAAGGATCGAGAAGCACCAAAGGATTCACTAGATGATCTTTTCCCCAATGATGAAGAGGAGCACGGCCAAGGGAGTGAGTACAACTGCAGAGTGCAGCGGGACAGGATCTTGacatcatgtgattgatgatgctCCAAGCCCCATttacctgtaaacatcccactgagtgaaacattcagcctgctttatagatcattttgcagcttttttggtcaaaatgttaATTTGTGCTGATTGTGGTTgctaatcaggaaaagttaaaggtgttgatgtaaaccttttTGGTTTAGGACAAAAACAGTTGTAACCTGAAAAAAATCgatgaccgcagggggcgacagtttcaTCTCTACGCTTTTAGGCCACAATtgtaaaagctttaaaaaataaataaaaatgggagATCTTAAAGACATTAGATTTAACCTGACTATTTTAactattttaacttttaacccCCCCCACAGTGCAGCACCAACACAACAGTGCGGCTGTAGCTGCAGCTCAGCAGGGAGGCTACGAGATCCCAGCCCGTTTAAGAACCCTTCACAACCTGGTGATCCAGTACGCCTCTCAGGGCAGGTATGAGGTGGCTGTGCCGCTCTGCAAACAGGCTCTGGAAGATCTGGAGAAAACATCTGGACACGACCATCCAGATGTGGCCACCATGCTCAACATCCTGGCTTTGGTCTACAGGTCAGGAATACAACCCATAACAACATCTTTGTGTCCAAGAATGGATTCCATTTCACTTATGTATTTGTGTCTTCGCTGCACTAATtgttgggtgtgtgtgtatgcgtgttcTCCTTTTCATTGGTTTGTAGGGATCAGAACAAATACAAAGAGGCGGCCCATCTGCTCAATGATGCCCTCTCCATCCGTGAAAAAACCCTTGGCAAAGACCACCCTGCCGTAAGCCTTCTtcgttgtcatagcaaccacagCTCAGCATCTCTCACATCCTTAGTATTAGTCATCAGTACATGGTTTTATTAGTAATAAAATTATCAACACACCGGGGTAAGATATTATCTTGTTGATTTTAGTAATTTATCGTctaatcatgtttttctgtatCCACTATAAACTGTTTCAGAGAATCTCAGCATAATGCCCTAAATACACTGTCAAAGCACTCTTTAGTTTTGTATGGTTGTCACTTTGCTAAGAACTCAACCGACTTGTTGAAAAACTGTGTTTTTGAACTTCCCTCTTTGAACAGTCGTTTGATTTCTAAAAAACCTAACTGCCAGCAAAAGTCTGAGCTAATGAGAGTTTGATTCTCTAAGGTGGTTTTTCTGTGTCCAGGTTGCTGCAACACTCAACAACCTGGCTGTGCTCTATGGAAAGAGGGGGAAGTATAAAGAGGCAGAGCCCCTGTGTAAGAGGGCACTGGAGATCAGAGAAAAGGTGGGTCTCTTTGGAAATATTCAATAGAGATTCTTTTCAAATTTTTATCAAATTGACTATAGTAGAATCTTCTGTAAATTAATAGATGGCCAAATGGTGGATGATTTTTCAATCTTGTGAGATTTCCCCTGGGAACTATTCCCCTGTCGTTAGTCTAACTGAAAGCACAACCTTAAGTGGATACCAGCcaagagtgagtgagtgaagcACAGAGATCAAAGATATGACAAACTACTGAGTTCAGCAGAGAATAAGTCCTTGTGTGTCCGAAAGCTCAGTTCTGTACCCTCTTTATTGATCAGCCTGCCTTTCATTAGAGCTCCTGTGAGCCTGCAACAGGAAATGGATTTACAGAATGGATGCTTGTGCTTAGCAGTCAGAGGCTCTAAGTAAGAGAACTAAACTGTGTTTAATTTAGAACATTTGCAACTTGATTTCTTTTTTCCAGGTCCTTGGAAAGGACCATCCAGATGTGGCCAAACAGCTGAACAACCTGGCCCTGTTGTGTCAGAACCAGGGCAAATACGAGGAGGTGGAGTATTACTACTGCCGTGCCCTGGAGATCTACGAGTGCAGGCTGGGACCAGATGATCCCAACGTGGCCAAAACCAAGAACAACCTGGTGAGACAAACAAAGACAGAATGTACTTTAAGTTCTGTCAGCTTAACTTTAGATTACTCTCCACTAGTAAAGATTCCTATTGAATATTGTATGAAGCCAGATCACTAGATGTCTTTCATTAAGATCTGGTACAAATGGGCAGCCTGcggaaattttaaaaattcagtTCAGTTTGTCTTGTGTCATTCAGTCTGATCTTTGTCTCAAGCTCCTTACCTTTATTCAGGAACTGCAGACTATGAGGCAGATGAGCGGTTCTGCAGTCTTTAGCTTCTGTCACAGGTCAGATCGTGGAGCCCAGaggtcacagcaaacatggcgacactgcttttagttgttatgctgcaaagaagtagaTCAAACaaccagcagagctgaagttagcatccaatgtgaacatttttaaatccaagttaaagcctctttttttttttttttctgtactgcATATGACTGAAtaatatgaatgaaaaaatctccctctcagtgtttctcaaatgggggtacgcgatgtcactacagacagacagacagacagacagagtccagtattatgttgtttttcatccatctccatttgttctaagaaccccaacaacgtagtatttgaggtttattttcccaaactcgcctgttttctagagttttagccctttagtcactttctgagcaattctaaaaagtttgagaaccactgatattattgatgatatattgtttcttattggtttttaaatagttttatgttgcactttttaatcatgtaaagcacattgaattgctttgtgtatgaaatgtgctatacaaatgaatttgccttgccttaaatgGAAGATTGAAAGTATTATTATAGCAGTAGCTCCCAAAGCTGTTCTTCCTGGACTCcaattttttgaaattcaaaCAAAGTTGGAAAACCAAATTTGTATCAGATTCAGGACAGTTACTAATAAATGTTTCTGTATGTTATATACAGTACCTTCTaacaatcataaaaaaaaactgttttcaacagcattttctactCAGTCCATTTCAGTTGTTCAAACTGGTAAAAACACAGCATCAGTTCACATTGCTCATGAAGGACCCACCCAGTAATTATTGGTACGCTGTGTGCTCCGAGGCATCTTCCCCCTCTATCTCATCTGTGATGGAGAGGCTGCATTTAGAGCAACGCTCTCAGCCTCTGGTGCAGACTCATTTTTTCCTGAGTCACGGTGCAGACAAACCCCTCCCTTTCTTTCTGGGCTTATTTATGAAAACACTGTGCTAAaatatactttattcatctgttTTTCTCTGCAGGCGTCCTGTTTTCTCAAACAGGGCAAATACAAGGAGGCTGAGATTCTGTACAAAGAGATTCTGACTCGTGCTCATGAGAAAGAGTTTGGATCTGTTGATGGTAATTCCATGTAGTCCTAAACACACGCAACAAACTGTTGAAAATGTTCATGCACATTTTCTTTCAGTCCAAAGCTAGTCTCACAGCAGTGGTCTCAAATTGTCATTACAGACACAATTTCAAAGAATAAAGAGTTTGGAAACAAAAACTACTTTCCATTTCAACTGTGACTAGATATTTTGTTGTGGCTCTTCTAATGGGATAAAGGAGATTAATGAGTGACTCAGCACAATGGGATGGAGCATATTTCACAAGAGTTACCGGTAGTTCATTCCTGACAATAAAAGTGATGCTACATTAAAACTGTGTTTATTGTTCAACAGTTATTGTGGGATTTCTAATGTCTCTGACTTAGTTTCAGTTCTGTTGGACGacagtaaaatgtgtttttgtttccatttggATTTGGAAACACACACTTTCCACTAGTTAATCTCCATGGATAGAATAAACCTTTCAAATAATAACCAGGTCAAGCACTGATGATCTGTATTGATCAGAGTCCTGTTGTAGACAGAGATGAGATATGAGATGTTTGGAGTCAACAATTCTCTCTTTTCTAATGCCAACCTGTTGTAGGGTGTTGTTTATGGAgctttgtcatatttttaaCACTACAGTGATGGCAAGAACACGCACAAACATTTAGTGTGGTTAGAGTCGGAGTCTAGACATGAACTCAGTGACCCACCTCTAAACGAACGTGGTGGTTTACTTGGTGACTAAACGTTTACAAAAGTGAACTGCCCATTTGTTTTGTTGAAGGCCTTTACTGGGAGGTGAATTTAAACCTCATTCAGTAACACTGCAACAAAACCGGTTGATGGTTCaattagtattttcttttttgtcccgATTAAATATGGGTTTCTGtctttcacatgtttttttcttatttttcatcaAGTATATCTGTTGTATATTCTTTGTAATGTGATAAATTGGctttttatacatatattttgGGGAAATGTTGCATCAAAGCTGCTTCTGTACTTGATGTTCtgcttgaattaaataaaaacatggctTTGCTGATTCAGTCTGGGAATTATGTTTATCCTAAATCAACATTGTCAGTGAATTTTAAGGTACATTGTCAAAACTAGCTGCTTCAAACTACATCAGGATATGTATAAATACTAGTGCTTATTCCACTAAATCCCAACCTAGGGATATATTAATCATACAGACTCCTAAACCAAGTAACTGATTGTTTCTGTCTGGAAGATTAAACTGAGAATGTTGGGCTTTTGTTTACCATGTAAGATCAATGTACAGTAAGGGTTATTGTTCCACTTCAGTGTGTagatcatctctcctgtctgtcCTCCGCAGCTGAAAACAAACCCATCTGGATGCATGCAGAAGAAAGAGAGGAGATGAGTAAGGTGAGACGGTTTCTGTGCTTGCTTTGAGGCGTTATCAACAAAAGCAAAAACTCGTTCCAGCAATGTTTCAAATATAACGTTCAGAAACATAATATCAACGTTTTTGAAAGCTTTGTACAATGGTTAAACTATACGTAATGCAGATAAACAGTAGATAACCCAGTTCTTGTCATGACCTTTGTCACATGTTTTTCTTCCTCTGACGTTTGTATTTACTTCCAGGGCAAGCACAGAGACAACACTCCATacggagagtatggaggctggtACAAGGCCTGTAAAGTCAACAGGTAAGACTGATAAACCAGTTCTTACTCTAACATGGCCCAGCGCTCATCAATCATTCTCCTTATGAGTTTTAGTGTACATACTTTTGCGTTTTGGGGTACTATTGTATACTGCTACTACTACATTAACTACCTCGGTAGTAATTTTATCACTATTATGTACTGTTAAACTATAAGGGCAAATGCAGACATTGGttaaaaaatagacatttttaCGCCGCTTCAGcctgtattgtttattttagccctTTTATTTGGCCAAGGATTTTTTGAAACagtaaaattttgatttagtttttttttttttttttttttttttttttttgactaaaatgaacTTAGTTTTAGTTCAAATAGTTATTCAGACTATTTTCAGTTATCGTCTAGTTTTAGTccactaaatctgttacagataaagGAACAGATAAATGCTATATTAAGATGTAGTAAaatagtttatgcattttttataaaaactcactatttatcaacctgatatgggatgctattatttgtaaatacacaccgACAGATTTAATGTAATCAATACTAAAGACCACATGAGCCGTCTAACATTCACAAACACAATCAGCTGACTTGTTAGAACACTAACTCGGCTTGTCTCGGCTTCCACGCAACAacagtagttttgattggatacattttattagttaacaaaactatcaatatattttttatattgtttttttttttttatatctgtttttttttttttaattaaccctagtctagttattgtcacaaaaaaaaatgtactcgCCAAAAAATTcaagtcaacaaaattaatacTAGTTTggaaatatgaatgttaaaaataaaaaaaaaaaaaaaaaggaaatatgaaTGTAATCAGgaacaaaatgtgttatttaattgatgtagtcattttttgtcatattccaACATTTTGCTTGGTTACCTTCAGTGTAAAAACCAAGCTGCTGTTGCTTTAACAtattaacaaacaaacataaaaagcaaacatccttgtgtgtgtgtgatttgcaTGCAGTCCTACAGTGAACACCACCTTGAAGAACCTGGGGGCCCTGTACCGCCGGCAGGGGAAGCTGGAGGCTGCTGAGACCTTGGAAGAGTGCGCTGTGAGGTCCCGTAAGCAGGTTAGCAGTGACTCTTACTTTTAAGACGCCAACATCTGCATGAAGAAAATGCTGCTCTCTCTCCTAAGCATGGGAATTCTCAACACTGCTCTGatgtttctttctgttttttcctcCATTGCTTTGGATCCAGAGCAACACAGTAAGTGCTTATCTCTAACTGATAACCCCACAGAGCTTTCACCTCGCTCCCTAACACACCGTTGTCATCTCATCAACTTAGTAATCCACTATTTCTTTAACTCAGAAATGGAACTGTTAATTTAGGAATACCATGATTTCCCTCTAACACTTAGCCCACTTCAGTCCTCCACCATTAGATTTTTAGTTGTTAGTTTGTCACACTGGTGTGTTGTACCCAGCAGGGACTTGACCCCATCCACCAGTCACGTGTGGTGGAGATCCTGAAGGATACAGAGGGCGACAGGCGGAGAAGCAGGGACAGCCTGGCCAGCGTTAAGTACGAGAGCGGCTCAGAGACTGGCGAGGAAGTGAGTATGGGCGTGGAGTGGAATGGGGTGAGTACAAATCCACTGTTTTCCAGTCAACAAGACCAGtggtctttaaaaaataaatatcaggaGATATCACAGATGGTGTGGACTGGTAGAGAACATTGTTTAcgtaaaaggaaaataaattaaagagtgAAAACAAAGAGTGCAGAGTGTTGGAGCATTTTGCCAGAAGACATTAGCCCTGTTGGTGACCTGCTGTTCCTCCAGGAACCAGTAGACCTTTTTTGTTATTAGTGTGGCCAAAAGTGaaagtaaatacaaataaatgaactcGAATCATGTGAGCACACATGATGTAACATCAGCTGTAATATCGTCCTTTACAAGCACTGTAACCTCTTGTAGTTTAGTAATCTGTCTCTTTAAACATTTAAGAAAATGAATTATACATGTatgggtgtaaaaaaaaaaaaaagctttttgtatgtatttattttggacttatttattGAGAACTATCGATCGAATTTGGCTTCACCAAATTGTCTTTTGTAAATAATTAGGCCTTATCATATTTAGGATTCAGGTAATTCTGTCCACAAACTACTATAAATATGGATTGCACAGTTCTCTGTAAGCACCTTCTGTACGAGTCCATCACCACCTCTGTGGAGTCACTATAACGTTCTAAGTAGAGCTGATTGAGTGTCTTGGCATGCTGCCCATCCTTTGTTTTTGACAGTGTTTGCTTTGGATTCCATGTTCACCGTTTGTTGCTCATTGCTTAATAACAATGTATTATTTGGTTGTTTTGCTTGCAAAGCTTCTGAACGAGTTGTGACAAAAAGGCACAAGCTCATCCTGTGGCACCATGTtggcatgtttaatgtgtatgcaATGAAACATAGTCATTGTGTCAGACCAGCAGCTGTTACTGGTAGCTCTTTAACTCTGCACAGGCTCAGTTTGGACCTCGTCATCCACATAGTTGTGTATGAACAGCTGCAAAGTCACTCTTCTTCTGAGTTTACATGAGCCAGAGGGCAGGACTGtactgtgcgtgtgtgcgcgtgtgtgtgtgccttgTTTGAGCCTGTGCCTGTAAGTGCAGCCACACCCTTCACTACGCCAGCCCAAACTTGCATGCAGCTGTGGTGCTCTGCTGGGCCCCCATAGCCAGCGCTTTAACATTTAACAGCCACACTGGTTTTGGGGACatgttatttaaagtttaacctctaataatttcattatgaaatatgatcTTAGTCTGTGCTTcacagatcaatgaatcaaacatcatttactaCAAAAATGGAGACGCAAGGTCAAAACTGCTGTTTCATCTCTGCTATAAACGCtctgtttttagacattttcacACATTGCCTTAATAGTGCAGCAGAttaaagcatgaaatttgggccactattttggaaaaaggcaTTGGCCATTTAGAAATTCAATATGGAAaccatttttcaagatggcgCAGTGCTGACTATACCCAGGGGGATGCACATATTAGGCGGACCAGACTTTTTcgctgacacctcgtttggcccgatccgagcatTTTTTGGTTATATAATAACCATTGACTAGCATCTTTGAGTGGCCAACGCCTTTTTCTGAAAGAGTGGCCCTTAGAGAGTAtctgtgccaaatttcatgctttttttttttttactaatctgcTACACTATAAGGGATGTAGTCactgcatacacacacatgtgtttttacttcattctgatctcacggggaataccaggaacaaactgGAACAAAAATTATGTTAGACAAATCTATGTCctcaacacaaaatgatggtaagaacgaagtaaaaaaaaaaaaaaaaaaacttcatctgtttatgggactccacatcccacaatgcaatgagcAAAAAGTCAACATTGTATAGGGTGTAGATAAAATCAGTAGGGATGCACTGAGTATTCGGCCACCGAATATATTCAggcgaatattgcaaaaaagcaacattcggccTTTGGTGTTATGAGTTCAAATCAAGGTCGAATAGTAACGTGTGACGAAATGACgtaatcaaacaacgtgcagtgattttgtgttggaaaagtgtgtgcgttgcacacaaacacagccagactctctccttaccgctctccgtcgtcTGTCACCGTGTAAACCGTCCAATTTTACAACttagtccgttgttagcgctgtgagccacaaatccgtaaacatccccatcgtttcctccttacactacaccgggtctcgctgcacagactggtgtagcattagcacagagtgctcacagctgatgtgtgtaaacaatgggtccgtggctccaaacagtgactcccaacatgatcggcagcagaaaaagtagtgcagtttgggcatccagtagtgcagtttgcatttaaatatatagcaataaagtgtaatatatattgtatattaaaccgcagtgttggTTTTAGGTGTtaaatagttggagagggaggagctcacattctaggaggcgtgtcacctaccaacgtgggcaaaatccaactcgcccgtttaaagctgacttttgtggaataacaagggaggaaggaaacagaactttttcaactttgtccctctgaatgaggctaaagggatgtatatcactgtaacaaaaccattataaagtgatttttttcatcccctttaatacatttagttttttttttggaatgtatgtttttttatttgaagggctaatataaatgaaaaactttgttgtgctttttatgaaaagcaaaggctactggaatatttaaaaaaaatgtcagaatattcaataaacatttactttcttaaaaaaaaacatgtctaaaaatgtattctaggctatttatgcactattaaaacaaatagtgaaTAACTTAACCACATTCGGTATTcagccaagcgtttatattttattcggcttcggcctcaaattttcatttcagtgcatccctaaAAAACAGCCATctcaacctttttcctttctttttgtagTTAATGATGTTTGActaattgatctatgaggcaaacTCTatgattataacaataataaattatcAGGCGTTGCATCTTTAAATggataaaatatatctt
Protein-coding regions in this window:
- the klc1b gene encoding kinesin light chain 1b isoform X10; the protein is MSTMVYPREEKLEKLSQEEIISNTKLVIQGLEALKNEHNSILHSLLETIKCLKKDEEANLVHEKSNLLRKSVEMIELGLGEAQVMMALSNHLNAVESEKQKLRAQVRRLCQENQWLRDELANTQQKLQKSEQSVAQLEEEKKHLEFMNQLKKYDEDVSPTQEDKDREAPKDSLDDLFPNDEEEHGQGMQHQHNSAAVAAAQQGGYEIPARLRTLHNLVIQYASQGRYEVAVPLCKQALEDLEKTSGHDHPDVATMLNILALVYRDQNKYKEAAHLLNDALSIREKTLGKDHPAVAATLNNLAVLYGKRGKYKEAEPLCKRALEIREKVLGKDHPDVAKQLNNLALLCQNQGKYEEVEYYYCRALEIYECRLGPDDPNVAKTKNNLASCFLKQGKYKEAEILYKEILTRAHEKEFGSVDAENKPIWMHAEEREEMSKGKHRDNTPYGEYGGWYKACKVNSPTVNTTLKNLGALYRRQGKLEAAETLEECAVRSRKQSNTQGLDPIHQSRVVEILKDTEGDRRRSRDSLASVKYESGSETGEEVSMGVEWNGVSTNPLFSSQQDQWSLKNKYQEISQMVWTGREHCLRKRKIN
- the klc1b gene encoding kinesin light chain 1b isoform X13; its protein translation is MSTMVYPREEKLEKLSQEEIISNTKLVIQGLEALKNEHNSILHSLLETIKCLKKDEEANLVHEKSNLLRKSVEMIELGLGEAQVMMALSNHLNAVESEKQKLRAQVRRLCQENQWLRDELANTQQKLQKSEQSVAQLEEEKKHLEFMNQLKKYDEDVSPTQEDKDREAPKDSLDDLFPNDEEEHGQGMQHQHNSAAVAAAQQGGYEIPARLRTLHNLVIQYASQGRYEVAVPLCKQALEDLEKTSGHDHPDVATMLNILALVYRDQNKYKEAAHLLNDALSIREKTLGKDHPAVAATLNNLAVLYGKRGKYKEAEPLCKRALEIREKVLGKDHPDVAKQLNNLALLCQNQGKYEEVEYYYCRALEIYECRLGPDDPNVAKTKNNLASCFLKQGKYKEAEILYKEILTRAHEKEFGSVDAENKPIWMHAEEREEMSKGKHRDNTPYGEYGGWYKACKVNSPTVNTTLKNLGALYRRQGKLEAAETLEECAVRSRKQGLDPIHQSRVVEILKDTEGDRRRSRDSLASVKYESGSETGEEA
- the klc1b gene encoding kinesin light chain 1b isoform X5; translation: MSTMVYPREEKLEKLSQEEIISNTKLVIQGLEALKNEHNSILHSLLETIKCLKKDEEANLVHEKSNLLRKSVEMIELGLGEAQVMMALSNHLNAVESEKQKLRAQVRRLCQENQWLRDELANTQQKLQKSEQSVAQLEEEKKHLEFMNQLKKYDEDVSPTQEDKDREAPKDSLDDLFPNDEEEHGQGMQHQHNSAAVAAAQQGGYEIPARLRTLHNLVIQYASQGRYEVAVPLCKQALEDLEKTSGHDHPDVATMLNILALVYRDQNKYKEAAHLLNDALSIREKTLGKDHPAVAATLNNLAVLYGKRGKYKEAEPLCKRALEIREKVLGKDHPDVAKQLNNLALLCQNQGKYEEVEYYYCRALEIYECRLGPDDPNVAKTKNNLASCFLKQGKYKEAEILYKEILTRAHEKEFGSVDAENKPIWMHAEEREEMSKGKHRDNTPYGEYGGWYKACKVNSPTVNTTLKNLGALYRRQGKLEAAETLEECAVRSRKQGLDPIHQSRVVEILKDTEGDRRRSRDSLASVKYESGSETGEEVSMGVEWNGDGSGALQRSGSLGKIRDVLRRSSEMLVKKLQGNVPPEPRSTNMKRAASLNYLNKTTDDPFQTREGRSFRGSRGLSSSTVDLYTGN